A stretch of the Triplophysa dalaica isolate WHDGS20190420 chromosome 19, ASM1584641v1, whole genome shotgun sequence genome encodes the following:
- the LOC130407529 gene encoding high choriolytic enzyme 1-like isoform X4, producing MLLEGDVALPRTRNAIKCLTSYCKWPKSSSGRVEVPYTIADFFYTEEKAVILSAMKNIAEKTCISFVPQTNQFEYISIESLLGCWSSVGRTGGKQQLSLSVEGCVYYGIVEHELLHALGFHHEHTRSDRDQYVRINWENIPKASAYNFEKKDTNNLKTPYDYNSIMHYGRTSFTLQYGKETITPIPDSSVKIGQRQEMSNIDIQRINNLYECAL from the exons ATGTTGCTGGAGGGAGATGTGGCTTTGCCTAGAACAAGGAATGCCATTAAATGCTTGACTAGCTACTGCAAATGGCCAAAATCTTCATCCGGACGGGTTGAAGTGCCTTACACCATTGCTGACTTCTTCT ATACCGAAGAGAAAGCAGTTATTTTAAGTGCGATGAAGAACATTGCTGAAAAAACGTGCATTAGTTTCGTGCCCCAAACAAATCAATTTGAATACATCAGTATTGAGAGTCTACTGGG GTGCTGGTCTAGCGTAGGACGAACTGGAGGTAAACAGCAACTGTCTCTGTCAGTGGAGGGTTGTGTTTATTATGGTATCGTTGAACACGAGCTCCTCCACGCTCTTGGTTTCCACCATGAGCACACCAGGAGCGACAGGGACCAGTATGTCCGCATCAACTGGGAAAACATTCCAAAAG CATCCGCATACAACTTTGAGAAGAAAGACACAAATAATCTGAAAACCCCTTATGACTACAATTCCATCATGCATTACGGAAG GACTTCCTTCACCTTACAGTATGGGAAGGAAACCATCACTCCTATTCCTGACTCATCAGTGAAGATCGGACAGAGGCAGGAAATGTCTAACATTGACATTCAGAGGATCAACAATCTCTATGAATGTG CTCTATGA
- the LOC130407529 gene encoding hatching enzyme 1.2-like isoform X2: protein MHLLGDSIKVLPTDQDVESQPDERDISSRILEANKEISEMLLEGDVALPRTRNAIKCLTSYCKWPKSSSGRVEVPYTIADFFYTEEKAVILSAMKNIAEKTCISFVPQTNQFEYISIESLLGCWSSVGRTGGKQQLSLSVEGCVYYGIVEHELLHALGFHHEHTRSDRDQYVRINWENIPKASAYNFEKKDTNNLKTPYDYNSIMHYGRTSFTLQYGKETITPIPDSSVKIGQRQEMSNIDIQRINNLYECAL from the exons atgttgAATCTCAACCTGATGAAAGGGATATTTCGTCAAGAATTCTGGAAGCAAACAAAG AGATAAGTGAAATGTTGCTGGAGGGAGATGTGGCTTTGCCTAGAACAAGGAATGCCATTAAATGCTTGACTAGCTACTGCAAATGGCCAAAATCTTCATCCGGACGGGTTGAAGTGCCTTACACCATTGCTGACTTCTTCT ATACCGAAGAGAAAGCAGTTATTTTAAGTGCGATGAAGAACATTGCTGAAAAAACGTGCATTAGTTTCGTGCCCCAAACAAATCAATTTGAATACATCAGTATTGAGAGTCTACTGGG GTGCTGGTCTAGCGTAGGACGAACTGGAGGTAAACAGCAACTGTCTCTGTCAGTGGAGGGTTGTGTTTATTATGGTATCGTTGAACACGAGCTCCTCCACGCTCTTGGTTTCCACCATGAGCACACCAGGAGCGACAGGGACCAGTATGTCCGCATCAACTGGGAAAACATTCCAAAAG CATCCGCATACAACTTTGAGAAGAAAGACACAAATAATCTGAAAACCCCTTATGACTACAATTCCATCATGCATTACGGAAG GACTTCCTTCACCTTACAGTATGGGAAGGAAACCATCACTCCTATTCCTGACTCATCAGTGAAGATCGGACAGAGGCAGGAAATGTCTAACATTGACATTCAGAGGATCAACAATCTCTATGAATGTG CTCTATGA
- the LOC130407529 gene encoding hatching enzyme 1.2-like isoform X3, translating into MTGELESEVLPTDQDVESQPDERDISSRILEANKEISEMLLEGDVALPRTRNAIKCLTSYCKWPKSSSGRVEVPYTIADFFYTEEKAVILSAMKNIAEKTCISFVPQTNQFEYISIESLLGCWSSVGRTGGKQQLSLSVEGCVYYGIVEHELLHALGFHHEHTRSDRDQYVRINWENIPKASAYNFEKKDTNNLKTPYDYNSIMHYGRTSFTLQYGKETITPIPDSSVKIGQRQEMSNIDIQRINNLYECAL; encoded by the exons atgttgAATCTCAACCTGATGAAAGGGATATTTCGTCAAGAATTCTGGAAGCAAACAAAG AGATAAGTGAAATGTTGCTGGAGGGAGATGTGGCTTTGCCTAGAACAAGGAATGCCATTAAATGCTTGACTAGCTACTGCAAATGGCCAAAATCTTCATCCGGACGGGTTGAAGTGCCTTACACCATTGCTGACTTCTTCT ATACCGAAGAGAAAGCAGTTATTTTAAGTGCGATGAAGAACATTGCTGAAAAAACGTGCATTAGTTTCGTGCCCCAAACAAATCAATTTGAATACATCAGTATTGAGAGTCTACTGGG GTGCTGGTCTAGCGTAGGACGAACTGGAGGTAAACAGCAACTGTCTCTGTCAGTGGAGGGTTGTGTTTATTATGGTATCGTTGAACACGAGCTCCTCCACGCTCTTGGTTTCCACCATGAGCACACCAGGAGCGACAGGGACCAGTATGTCCGCATCAACTGGGAAAACATTCCAAAAG CATCCGCATACAACTTTGAGAAGAAAGACACAAATAATCTGAAAACCCCTTATGACTACAATTCCATCATGCATTACGGAAG GACTTCCTTCACCTTACAGTATGGGAAGGAAACCATCACTCCTATTCCTGACTCATCAGTGAAGATCGGACAGAGGCAGGAAATGTCTAACATTGACATTCAGAGGATCAACAATCTCTATGAATGTG CTCTATGA